Proteins encoded in a region of the Cardiocondyla obscurior isolate alpha-2009 linkage group LG18, Cobs3.1, whole genome shotgun sequence genome:
- the Timp gene encoding tissue inhibitor of metalloproteinase isoform X1 gives MSSEPFACARMYGYWPRNIIAVIRWNWGSLALTRVLGASTCCGRASFGHVFALTVLEMGRLLIWTHFLLLTVLLAPVQEAAACSCAQAHPQTKFCESDFVVVVRIKRVLPVNDYEIAYKVKINRVFKSNPKADVALMQNLLRTPSTDSMCGVTLNVGDTYVLNGRIVSGRALISYCGLSIRWADTTTRQRKGLRQLYQQGCKCDILYTHWRRKGAALESSGGKNCLWESTPGPQDCQEKYGVCMASPNGCSWVPSVPYKNCIKEYQRKREQQRSREP, from the exons ATGAGCTCAGAACCGTTCGCGTGTGCACGCATGTACGGATACTGGCCGCGGAATATAATAGCGGTAATACGATGGAACTGGGGCAGTCTTGCTTTGACGCGCGTCTTAGGAGCTTCTACCTGCTGCGGCCGCGCGAGTTTCGGTCACGTTTTCGCTCTGACCGTTCTCGAG aTGGGGCGATTACTTATATGGACACACTTCTTATTGTTAACCGTGCTGTTAGCACCGGTGCAAGAAGCTGCGGCATGCAGCTGTGCGCAGGCTCACCCTCAAACCAAGTTCTGTGAATCAGATTTTG TTGTCGTGGTGAGGATAAAAAGGGTTCTCCCTGTGAACGACTACGAGATCGCTTACAAGGTCAAGATAAACAGGGTGTTCAAG TCGAACCCAAAGGCCGACGTGGCTCTGATGCAGAACCTTTTACGGACACCGTCCACGGACTCGATGTGCGGCGTGACATTGAACGTCGGCGATACGTACGTTCTAAACGGCAGAATCGTCTCGGGGAGAGCTCTCATATCGTACTGCGGGCTCTCGATAAGATGGGCCGATACGACTACCAGGCAACGCAAGGGATTGAGACAACTCTATCAACAAGGCTGCAAATGTGAC ATTCTGTACACACACTGGAGGCGCAAGGGCGCTGCATTGGAGTCCAGCGGCGGGAAGAATTGCCTGTGGGAAAGCACACCAGGCCCCCAGGATTGCCAAGAAAAATACGGCGTGTGCATGGCGTCGCCCAACGGCTGCTCCTGGGTTCCCTCAGTTCCGTACAAGAATTGTATTAAGGAGTACCAGCGTAAGCGCGAGCAGCAAAGGTCACGGGAACCTTAA
- the Timp gene encoding tissue inhibitor of metalloproteinase isoform X2, with the protein MGRLLIWTHFLLLTVLLAPVQEAAACSCAQAHPQTKFCESDFVVVVRIKRVLPVNDYEIAYKVKINRVFKSNPKADVALMQNLLRTPSTDSMCGVTLNVGDTYVLNGRIVSGRALISYCGLSIRWADTTTRQRKGLRQLYQQGCKCDILYTHWRRKGAALESSGGKNCLWESTPGPQDCQEKYGVCMASPNGCSWVPSVPYKNCIKEYQRKREQQRSREP; encoded by the exons aTGGGGCGATTACTTATATGGACACACTTCTTATTGTTAACCGTGCTGTTAGCACCGGTGCAAGAAGCTGCGGCATGCAGCTGTGCGCAGGCTCACCCTCAAACCAAGTTCTGTGAATCAGATTTTG TTGTCGTGGTGAGGATAAAAAGGGTTCTCCCTGTGAACGACTACGAGATCGCTTACAAGGTCAAGATAAACAGGGTGTTCAAG TCGAACCCAAAGGCCGACGTGGCTCTGATGCAGAACCTTTTACGGACACCGTCCACGGACTCGATGTGCGGCGTGACATTGAACGTCGGCGATACGTACGTTCTAAACGGCAGAATCGTCTCGGGGAGAGCTCTCATATCGTACTGCGGGCTCTCGATAAGATGGGCCGATACGACTACCAGGCAACGCAAGGGATTGAGACAACTCTATCAACAAGGCTGCAAATGTGAC ATTCTGTACACACACTGGAGGCGCAAGGGCGCTGCATTGGAGTCCAGCGGCGGGAAGAATTGCCTGTGGGAAAGCACACCAGGCCCCCAGGATTGCCAAGAAAAATACGGCGTGTGCATGGCGTCGCCCAACGGCTGCTCCTGGGTTCCCTCAGTTCCGTACAAGAATTGTATTAAGGAGTACCAGCGTAAGCGCGAGCAGCAAAGGTCACGGGAACCTTAA